From a region of the Salminus brasiliensis chromosome 4, fSalBra1.hap2, whole genome shotgun sequence genome:
- the rrh gene encoding visual pigment-like receptor peropsin, protein MCDKEMGPELLNSSSEAVSFGGKSAFSQMEHNIVAGYLIAACVISLSSNIVVLMMFVKFKELRNATNAIIINLAFTDVGVAGIGYPMSAASDLHGSWKFGHTGCQIYAALNIFFGMASIGLLTVVAIDRYISICRPDIGQKMTTCSYTLLNVAAWLNAVFWSSMPIVGWAGYAPDPTGATCTINWRNNDASFISYTMAVISVNFIVPLSVMFYCYYNVSVTIRRYKASNCLDSINIDWSDQMDVTKMSIVMIVMFLVAWSPYSIVCLWASFGDPKTIPAPMAIIAPLFAKSSTFYNPCIYVIANKKFRRAIIGMLRCQTRQRITISNQVPMTASQLPLNQ, encoded by the exons ATGTGTGACAAAGAAATGGGACCTGAATTGCTAAACTCTTCGTCCGAAGCTGTCAGCTTTGGTGGAAAAAGTGCCTTCTCACAAATGGAACACAACATCGTCGCTGGATACCTTATTGCTGCAT gTGTGATCAGTTTGTCCAGTAACATTGTTGTGCTCATGATGTTCGTAAAGTTCAAAGAGTTGCGAAATGCCACAAATGCTATCATCATTAACCTGGCCTTCACCGATGTCGGAGTGGCGGGCATTGGTTACCCCATGTCTGCTGCCTCTGACCTGCATGGCAGCTGGAAGTTCGGTCACACTGGTTGCCAG ATCTATGCTGCTCTGAATATATTCTTTGGGATGGCCAGTATAGGCCTGCTCACAGTGGTTGCCATTGACAGATACATCAGCATCTGCAGACCTGACATAG GGCAGAAAATGACCACATGCTCATATACACTCCTAAACGTGGCTGCGTGGCTGAACGCAGTGTTCTGGTCATCCATGCCGATTGTAGGCTGGGCTGGGTACGCTCCTGATCCAACTGGAGCCACTTGCACCATCAACTGGAGGAACAATGATGC GTCATTTATCTCCTACACTATGGCAGTCATTTCTGTTAATTTCATCGTACCACTGTCTGTGAtgttctactgctactacaatgTTTCGGTCACCATAAGGAGGTACAAGGCCAGCAACTGCCTGGACAGCATCAACATAGACTGGTCAGACCAGATGGATGTAACTAAG ATGTCCATTGTGATGATCGTGATGTTTTTAGTGGCCTGGTCTCCGTACTCCATAGTGTGTCTCTGGGCATCGTTTGGTGATCCCAAAACGATTCCTGCACCAATGGCCATCATTGCCCCGCTCTTCGCAAAGTCCTCCACCTTTTACAACCCCTGCATCTACGTTATCGCGAACAAGAA ATTCAGAAGAGCCATCATAGGAATGCTACGATGCCAGACCCGCCAGCGAATCACCATCAGCAACCAAGTTCCCATGACTGCCTCTCAGTTGCCTCTCAACCAATAG